Proteins co-encoded in one Hymenobacter swuensis DY53 genomic window:
- a CDS encoding peptidylprolyl isomerase, which translates to MKTAEIHTNKGVMKVEFYEQDAPNTVKNFTDLAQKGFYDGLKFHRVIPNFVIQGGCPNSRDGAKGTPGTGGPGYKIDCELNGEHQYHERGALSMAHAGRNTGGSQFFIVHDRQNTAHLDRNHTVFGKVVEGLDIIEQIKANDEIQKIVVSEQA; encoded by the coding sequence ATGAAAACTGCCGAAATCCACACCAATAAAGGTGTTATGAAAGTGGAGTTCTACGAACAGGACGCTCCCAACACGGTAAAAAACTTCACCGACCTGGCCCAGAAGGGCTTCTACGATGGCCTGAAGTTCCACCGCGTGATTCCCAACTTCGTGATTCAGGGCGGCTGCCCCAACTCCCGCGACGGTGCCAAAGGTACTCCCGGCACCGGCGGCCCCGGCTACAAAATCGACTGCGAGTTGAACGGTGAACACCAGTATCACGAGCGCGGCGCCCTGAGCATGGCCCACGCCGGCCGCAACACCGGCGGCAGCCAGTTCTTCATCGTGCATGACCGCCAGAACACCGCCCACCTCGACCGCAACCACACCGTATTCGGCAAAGTGGTAGAAGGCCTTGACATCATCGAGCAGATCAAAGCCAACGACGAGATTCAGAAAATCGTGGTAAGCGAACAGGCTTAG
- the rsgA gene encoding ribosome small subunit-dependent GTPase A: protein MTGIIVKSTGSWYVVREASGQLHRCRLRGKFKHKGLKVSNPLAVGDQVDFTVEEQTEGAGVIHHIEPRRNYIIRRSVHKTEHAHIVAANLDQGLLVVTLASPATSFGFIDRFLVTAEAYRIPVTLLFNKTDLYDEDLADYQDQILKMYARVGYPGLRCSAHTGEGVADIDALLDGKVSLLSGHSGVGKSTLINALVPDLDLKTAEISEYSDKGVHTTTFAEMLEVRPGTYLIDTPGIKELGLVDMKPGELAHYFPEMRALLNQCRYHNCQHLHEPGCAVREAVDKGRIALPRYDSYVSMQQAEDNRK from the coding sequence ATGACCGGAATTATCGTTAAATCCACGGGCTCGTGGTACGTGGTGCGCGAGGCCTCCGGGCAGCTGCACCGCTGCCGCCTGCGGGGCAAATTCAAGCACAAGGGCCTGAAAGTAAGCAACCCGCTGGCGGTGGGCGACCAGGTGGATTTCACGGTGGAGGAGCAGACCGAAGGTGCGGGCGTGATTCACCACATCGAGCCTCGGCGCAACTACATCATCCGCCGCTCGGTGCACAAAACCGAACACGCCCACATTGTAGCCGCCAACCTCGACCAAGGGTTGCTGGTGGTAACGCTGGCTTCGCCGGCTACCTCATTCGGGTTTATCGACCGGTTTCTGGTGACGGCCGAAGCCTACCGGATTCCCGTCACGCTGCTCTTTAACAAAACTGACCTCTACGACGAAGACCTGGCCGATTATCAGGACCAGATTCTGAAGATGTACGCCCGCGTGGGCTATCCGGGCCTGCGCTGCTCGGCCCACACGGGCGAGGGCGTGGCCGATATTGACGCGCTGCTTGATGGCAAGGTGTCTCTACTTTCGGGGCACTCGGGGGTGGGCAAGAGCACGCTCATCAATGCCCTGGTACCCGACCTCGACCTGAAAACCGCCGAAATCAGTGAGTATTCCGATAAGGGCGTACACACCACCACCTTCGCCGAAATGCTGGAAGTTCGCCCTGGCACTTACCTGATTGATACGCCCGGCATCAAGGAGCTGGGCCTGGTGGATATGAAACCCGGCGAGCTGGCCCACTATTTTCCCGAGATGCGCGCTTTGCTCAACCAGTGCCGCTACCACAACTGCCAGCACCTGCACGAGCCGGGCTGCGCCGTGCGTGAAGCGGTGGACAAAGGCCGCATTGCCCTTCCCCGCTACGACAGCTACGTGAGCATGCAGCAAGCCGAAGACAACCGGAAATAG
- a CDS encoding NAD(P)-dependent oxidoreductase has product MTQHNVAFLGLGNMGEAMAENLLKAGHRLTVYNRTVSKAASLKKLGASVATTPAEAVAGAAFVFTMVTDDAALEELCLGPDGLLPALPAGAIHASCSTVAPDTNRRLAEAHSRHGSTLVATPVFGKPDVAAAAKLWLAASGEDSARRKLRPLLNALGQGVYDFGDDPGAASTVKLCGNFMLGAAIEAMAEAFTLAQKSGLDRQQVYEFFTSTLFNTPIYKGYGKLVAERHYQPVGAAPAIIRKDMRLVLDESRTHLVPMPFANILHDHLSTTVAKGEKVDWAGFAERITDGAGL; this is encoded by the coding sequence TTGACACAGCATAACGTAGCCTTCCTCGGTCTGGGGAATATGGGCGAGGCCATGGCCGAGAACCTGTTGAAGGCCGGCCACCGGCTCACCGTGTACAACCGCACCGTCAGCAAAGCCGCCAGCCTCAAAAAACTCGGTGCCTCCGTAGCCACTACGCCAGCCGAGGCTGTAGCTGGCGCGGCCTTCGTCTTTACAATGGTCACCGACGATGCCGCCCTGGAGGAATTGTGCCTGGGCCCCGACGGCCTGCTGCCGGCTTTGCCCGCTGGGGCCATCCACGCCTCCTGCAGCACCGTAGCTCCCGACACCAACCGCCGCCTCGCCGAAGCCCACTCCCGCCATGGCAGCACCCTGGTAGCCACCCCCGTGTTCGGCAAGCCTGATGTGGCCGCCGCCGCCAAGCTCTGGCTGGCTGCTTCCGGTGAAGATAGTGCCCGCCGTAAACTCAGGCCGCTGCTCAATGCGCTGGGCCAGGGCGTGTATGATTTCGGCGACGACCCGGGCGCGGCCAGCACGGTCAAGCTCTGTGGTAACTTCATGCTGGGCGCCGCCATTGAGGCCATGGCCGAAGCCTTCACGCTGGCCCAGAAAAGCGGCCTCGACCGGCAGCAGGTGTACGAGTTCTTCACCTCTACCCTCTTCAATACGCCCATTTACAAAGGCTATGGCAAGCTGGTAGCCGAGCGCCACTACCAGCCCGTGGGCGCAGCCCCGGCCATCATCCGCAAGGATATGCGCCTGGTGCTGGATGAGTCCCGCACGCATCTGGTGCCCATGCCCTTCGCTAACATCCTCCACGACCACCTCTCCACCACCGTGGCCAAAGGCGAGAAAGTCGACTGGGCCGGCTTCGCCGAGCGCATCACCGACGGAGCTGGCCTGTAA
- a CDS encoding fasciclin domain-containing protein — protein sequence MHKHLRSATLALFSVATLGFGLSSCGDNKTAETTTTTESMATTVDSTTMLSDSARMGKAEGVLVDGVAMTPDKTIVQNAVMATSVSTLVKAVQAAGLDGTLSGPGPFTVFAPTNAAFDKLPNGALAGLLKPESKDKLASVLTYHVIQGRLVAQDLKDGQELTTVNGAKLKVSVKDGVVMIGNGKDAPATVQIADVISSNGVTHVIDGVILPLAQ from the coding sequence ATGCACAAGCATTTGCGCTCCGCTACGCTGGCCCTGTTCTCGGTGGCCACTCTGGGCTTCGGCCTCAGCAGCTGCGGCGACAACAAAACCGCCGAAACCACCACTACCACCGAGTCGATGGCGACTACCGTTGATTCCACCACCATGCTGTCAGATTCGGCCCGCATGGGCAAGGCAGAGGGTGTACTGGTAGATGGCGTAGCCATGACGCCTGATAAAACCATTGTGCAGAATGCTGTAATGGCCACCAGCGTGAGCACCCTGGTGAAAGCTGTGCAGGCCGCCGGCCTCGACGGTACCCTGAGTGGTCCTGGTCCGTTCACAGTATTTGCTCCCACCAACGCCGCCTTCGATAAGCTGCCTAACGGTGCGCTGGCCGGTCTGCTGAAGCCGGAGAGCAAGGATAAGCTGGCCAGCGTACTCACCTACCACGTAATTCAGGGCCGCTTAGTAGCTCAGGACCTGAAGGACGGTCAGGAGCTGACCACCGTGAACGGCGCGAAACTGAAAGTATCGGTGAAAGACGGCGTGGTAATGATTGGCAACGGTAAAGATGCCCCCGCCACGGTACAGATTGCCGACGTTATTTCCAGCAACGGCGTCACCCACGTTATCGACGGTGTGATTCTGCCGCTGGCTCAGTAG